The window CACTCGACGGTCTCTTCACCGACTCAGAACGCATCTTCAATATTGAACGCGCAGCCCAAGTGATAAGGGGTAGAACACGTGAAGAAGACACCTTCAACGAGTACTACTTTACACACAAAGACCGACGAAATAACGCAATCGACCGCTCTGCCTGGGAGAAAGCGAAGGACGACTACTACCAGTTGCGCGGCTGGGACCTAAAGACTGGTATACCCACCAGAGAGCGGCTGGAGAGCCTCGACCTCAAAGACGTCGCGAACAAGCTCAACGTATAGATCTGACATCCAGCAAACAAGTCGGCTAATGCGTTAAGGGTCCATTGATTAGGGTAGCCTATGCGGCTACTCTAAGTATCTTTCTTTGATAGAATCTAAAGCAAGCAGCGTAGAAGAAAGTTGGTGACTAGTTAATTCCTAGTTTTTACTGTCGCTTAAGTTCAGAGTCGATGGTATCTTTAAAGACGCTGTAGGGCTGCGCCCCCACTACTCTTATTCCGTTGATGAAGAAGGTTGGGGTTCCAGATACTTGTGCCTTCTGTCCGTCTTGGAGGTCTTTTGAGATTTCACCGGAGTATTTGTTGGTGTTGAGGCAGCTGCTGAACTGGGTTATGTTTAATTTGAGTGTTGAAGCGTATTTTTCGAATGTGGTTGTAGCGTTTTCGGATATCCAAGCCTGCTGGTTTCCGAAGAGTAGGTCGTGGTATTCCCAGAACTTTCCTTGTTCTTTAGCGCATTCTGCTGCTTCGGCGGCTTTTTCCGCGTAGGGGTGGATCTTTGTGATGGGGAAGTTTTTGTAGACGAGTCTGATTCTTCCTGTGTCTATGTAGTCTTTTTGTATTTGTGGTAATGTTTCGTTGAAGAAACTTGCGCAGAAGGGGCATTGGAAGTCGCTGAACTCTACTATTGTAACTGGAGCGTTCAAATCTCCTAGTGACGGAGCGTTGCCTATTGGGATGTTTTGCCGTTGTGGAGGTTGATTGCCGGTTGACGGTTGAGCTGACAGCAGTGAGGGTAAGTAAATTCCTATCAGGATTCCTCCGAGGAGTCCGATTGTCAGCATCGCTGCTCCGAACATCTTCGGATGGGCTAGTAAACCGCTTGAAGGCTGGTTTTCCATAATGTATAGAACACTCAACACTACAATAAACTTATTTTCTGACGTGAAGCTTTCCATATTTATAGATTCAGTGTATTTAGTTTTTCATGTGGTAATCAATGAAGTTATTTTTAGTTCTTAATGTTTAAGTCAAATGTATTTATCAACGGCTAATGCGGGGTTATACTGACGGTTCACCAAGTGACGAAGCACCCTTTAAACCGCAGACGTTTGCTTCTCGTTATGCTAGTGCTTGGACTGCTAATTGGCACAACCTCTGCAGGGCTTGTAATGGCTCAGTCAACGTCAGATAGTTATGTGAAAAAGTTTAATGTGAAGGCCTTTCGCTTCGGGTACAGCCCAGAGGTCTTGGTGGTCAACCAAGGCGATATAGTTGTTATTACTGTGGAGTCGCAGGATGCTGTACACGGCTTCTACATTGAAGAGTACGAAGTTAGGCAGGATGCTATTCTACCCGGTACACCGCAGACAGTCTCATTCG is drawn from Nitrososphaerota archaeon and contains these coding sequences:
- a CDS encoding DsbA family protein → MESFTSENKFIVVLSVLYIMENQPSSGLLAHPKMFGAAMLTIGLLGGILIGIYLPSLLSAQPSTGNQPPQRQNIPIGNAPSLGDLNAPVTIVEFSDFQCPFCASFFNETLPQIQKDYIDTGRIRLVYKNFPITKIHPYAEKAAEAAECAKEQGKFWEYHDLLFGNQQAWISENATTTFEKYASTLKLNITQFSSCLNTNKYSGEISKDLQDGQKAQVSGTPTFFINGIRVVGAQPYSVFKDTIDSELKRQ
- a CDS encoding cupredoxin domain-containing protein codes for the protein MTKHPLNRRRLLLVMLVLGLLIGTTSAGLVMAQSTSDSYVKKFNVKAFRFGYSPEVLVVNQGDIVVITVESQDAVHGFYIEEYEVRQDAILPGTPQTVSFVADKIGMFRIHCSSICGSLHPFMMGQLIVQPSIRFIGSALGISGITVAFFAYVWMRSEPKEESKKEEDNKN